Proteins encoded together in one Anoxybacillus flavithermus window:
- a CDS encoding ABC transporter substrate-binding protein has protein sequence MKKLLSLFVLVWLASFSLLYATKMIESSEGYGGNNTLTIYNWGDYIDPALIKKFEKETGLKVIYQTFDSNEAMMTKISQGGATFDVAVPSEYAISKMKEEGLLLPIDHSKIPNLRYIDERFLNLSFDPGNEHSIPYFWGTFGIVYNRALLGGKEITSWNDLWDPSFKNQVLLIDGAREIMGMALNSLHYSLNDTNRAHLQQAKQKLDKLTPNVKAIVGDEIKMLLANEEAAIGIVWSGDAAEIMWENERLDYVIPKEGTNLWFDNMVIPKTAKNIEGAHQFINFMLDPKNAAQNAEYVGYSTPNKKALEYLPKEIVEDERFYPSEQLADKLEVYENPGKSTLAYYNELFLQFKMHRK, from the coding sequence ATGAAAAAATTACTGTCGCTTTTTGTGCTTGTTTGGCTCGCCTCTTTTAGTTTGCTTTATGCGACAAAAATGATCGAATCATCTGAAGGGTACGGCGGAAATAATACGTTAACGATTTATAACTGGGGCGATTATATTGATCCTGCGCTCATTAAAAAATTTGAAAAAGAAACCGGATTAAAAGTCATTTACCAAACGTTTGATTCGAACGAGGCAATGATGACAAAAATTTCCCAAGGTGGCGCGACATTTGATGTCGCTGTGCCGTCAGAATACGCCATCAGCAAAATGAAAGAGGAAGGGTTATTGTTGCCGATCGATCATTCGAAAATCCCAAACTTACGCTATATTGATGAACGTTTTTTGAACTTGTCATTCGATCCGGGCAATGAACATTCCATTCCTTACTTTTGGGGAACATTCGGCATCGTCTATAACCGCGCACTACTTGGTGGAAAAGAAATTACAAGTTGGAACGATTTATGGGATCCATCGTTTAAAAATCAAGTTTTGCTCATCGATGGCGCACGCGAAATTATGGGCATGGCGTTAAATAGTTTGCATTATTCCCTGAACGATACGAACAGGGCTCATTTACAACAAGCAAAACAAAAACTCGATAAGCTAACGCCAAACGTAAAAGCGATCGTTGGTGACGAAATTAAAATGCTTCTTGCAAATGAAGAGGCAGCCATCGGCATTGTTTGGTCGGGAGATGCGGCAGAAATCATGTGGGAAAACGAACGGCTTGATTATGTGATCCCAAAAGAAGGAACAAATTTATGGTTTGATAATATGGTCATTCCAAAGACAGCGAAAAACATTGAAGGTGCTCATCAATTTATTAACTTTATGCTTGACCCGAAAAACGCTGCCCAAAATGCCGAATACGTCGGCTACTCGACACCAAATAAAAAAGCGCTTGAATACTTGCCGAAAGAGATCGTTGAAGACGAACGTTTTTATCCAAGTGAACAGCTTGCTGATAAGCTTGAAGTATATGAAAACCCCGGTAAAAGCACGCTTGCGTATTACAATGAATTGTTTTTACAGTTTAAAATGCATCGCAAATAA
- a CDS encoding peptide MFS transporter, with translation MSQSRQRMIESVPQRGFFGHPKGLFTLFFTEFWERFSYYGMRAILVFYMYYEVSKGGLGLDQTTALAIMSIYGSLVYMSGIIGGWVADRLFGTAKAVFYGGILIMLGHIALAVPGSVTMFFVSMVLIVLGTGLLKPNVSSVVGDLYAEGDHRRDAGFSIFYMGINLGAFLAPLVVGTVGMKYNFHLGFGIAAIGMFFGLLVFVATKKKNLGLAGTHVPNPLSADEKKKVFTWGAIGAAIIALLVFIGSSMNILTIDLFVSLVGIFGIVIPTIYFVVMYRSPKTTDVERSRIIAYIPLFIASAMFWSIQEQGSTILATYADKRTQLHFAGIDLSPAWFQSLNPLFVITFAPIFAWLWVKLGDKQPSIPKKFSLALLFAGLSFVVILLPAYLGGNDSLVSPLWLVLSYLIVVFGELCLSPVGLSATTKLAPAAFSAQTMSLWFLSSAAAQAINAQIVKFYTPETEMAYFGTIGGIAIVFSLILFIISPKIESFMKGVK, from the coding sequence ATGTCACAAAGCAGACAACGCATGATCGAGAGCGTTCCCCAACGCGGTTTTTTCGGCCACCCAAAAGGACTTTTTACATTATTTTTTACGGAGTTTTGGGAGCGCTTCTCCTACTATGGCATGCGCGCCATTCTCGTGTTTTACATGTACTATGAAGTATCAAAGGGCGGTTTAGGGCTGGATCAAACGACTGCTCTGGCAATTATGTCGATTTACGGTTCTCTCGTTTATATGTCAGGAATCATTGGCGGATGGGTTGCTGACCGATTGTTTGGAACGGCAAAAGCTGTGTTTTACGGGGGCATTTTAATTATGCTCGGCCACATTGCTCTAGCTGTTCCGGGAAGTGTGACAATGTTTTTTGTTTCGATGGTGTTAATCGTTCTTGGGACAGGATTGCTTAAACCAAACGTTTCAAGCGTCGTTGGAGATTTATATGCTGAAGGGGACCACCGTCGCGATGCGGGGTTTAGCATTTTCTACATGGGGATTAACCTCGGTGCCTTTTTAGCTCCGCTCGTTGTCGGAACGGTTGGCATGAAATATAATTTCCATCTCGGTTTTGGGATTGCCGCGATCGGAATGTTTTTCGGACTTCTCGTATTTGTCGCAACGAAAAAGAAAAATCTCGGTCTTGCGGGAACGCATGTACCAAACCCATTATCTGCAGATGAAAAGAAAAAAGTGTTCACATGGGGAGCAATTGGCGCAGCGATCATCGCTTTACTCGTTTTCATCGGCTCATCAATGAATATATTAACGATCGATTTGTTCGTCTCACTCGTTGGCATTTTCGGTATCGTCATTCCAACGATTTATTTCGTCGTAATGTATCGTAGTCCGAAAACGACAGATGTGGAACGTTCACGCATTATTGCTTATATCCCGTTATTCATCGCATCAGCGATGTTTTGGTCGATTCAAGAACAAGGTTCCACTATTTTAGCAACGTATGCAGATAAACGAACGCAGTTACATTTTGCTGGTATCGATCTTTCACCAGCTTGGTTCCAATCGTTGAATCCGTTGTTTGTTATTACGTTTGCGCCGATTTTCGCTTGGCTATGGGTGAAGCTAGGAGATAAACAACCATCCATTCCAAAGAAATTTTCTTTAGCTTTATTGTTTGCTGGGTTATCGTTTGTCGTCATTTTATTGCCGGCTTATCTCGGTGGAAACGACTCATTAGTGAGCCCTCTTTGGCTCGTGCTAAGCTACTTAATCGTTGTGTTTGGTGAGCTATGTTTATCACCGGTCGGCTTATCGGCAACGACAAAGCTCGCTCCAGCGGCATTTTCAGCTCAAACGATGAGCTTATGGTTTTTATCAAGCGCAGCCGCTCAAGCGATTAACGCGCAAATCGTAAAGTTTTATACACCAGAAACAGAAATGGCTTATTTCGGAACGATCGGTGGAATCGCCATCGTCTTTAGCCTCATTCTTTTCATCATCTCACCAAAAATTGAAAGCTTTATGAAAGGGGTAAAATAA
- the rlmH gene encoding 23S rRNA (pseudouridine(1915)-N(3))-methyltransferase RlmH, whose translation MNIYIIAVGKLKEKYLKQGIEEYMKRLSTYAKMDIVEVADEKAPEQLSEQQMELVKKKEGERILAKVTDDMHVIALAIEGKMMSSEQFAQTLDRLATYGKSKIAFVIGGSLGLSDDVMKRANESLSFSKMTFPHQLMRLILTEQIYRAFRINRGEPYHK comes from the coding sequence GTGAATATATACATTATTGCCGTGGGTAAGTTAAAAGAGAAATATTTAAAACAAGGCATCGAAGAGTATATGAAGCGCTTATCAACATATGCGAAAATGGACATCGTTGAAGTAGCTGATGAAAAAGCGCCAGAACAGTTAAGCGAACAACAAATGGAGCTCGTCAAAAAGAAAGAAGGCGAGCGTATTTTAGCAAAAGTTACGGATGACATGCATGTGATCGCCTTAGCGATTGAAGGAAAAATGATGTCTTCTGAGCAGTTCGCTCAAACGCTTGATCGGTTAGCGACATATGGAAAAAGCAAAATTGCTTTTGTCATCGGTGGGTCGCTCGGCTTAAGCGATGACGTCATGAAACGGGCAAACGAATCGCTTTCGTTTTCAAAAATGACCTTTCCACATCAACTCATGCGTCTTATTTTAACCGAGCAAATTTACCGCGCATTCCGTATCAATCGCGGAGAACCGTATCACAAGTAA
- a CDS encoding CxxH/CxxC protein codes for MWKCCEQHVELAIDMYVDEKQQAPEISTISVDKKEEICDFCEQRAVYIVGN; via the coding sequence GTGTGGAAATGTTGTGAACAACATGTTGAACTCGCTATTGATATGTATGTGGATGAAAAACAACAAGCACCTGAAATATCAACAATTTCTGTGGATAAAAAAGAAGAAATATGCGATTTTTGTGAACAACGCGCTGTATATATAGTAGGGAACTAA
- a CDS encoding S1C family serine protease, producing the protein MGYYDDHYEHIRQKQKGNRRGTFLAGFVGAVLGGMLVIVAVPSLVKWDVLPYELEQTEEKQVTVTEQPKVDKSVAVDVVTQVTKAVNRVSDAVVGIVNIQEASFWSEGGEAGTGSGVIYKKEGNKAYIVTNHHVIEGASRVEVSLSDGAKVQARLLGSDVWTDLAVLEIDAKHVTNVAEFGNSDVVKVGEPVIAVGNPLGLQFAGSVTQGIISGVNRTIPIDIDQDGIPDWHAEVLQTDAAINPGNSGGALVNIEGQVIGINSMKIAQEAVEGIGLSIPINYAKPIIADLEKFGQVRRPYMGVELRSLSDIPAYHWQQTLHLPPNVTEGVAILQVEPGSPAAQAGLREFDVIVALDDEKIADVIALRKHLYNRKQIGDTMKVTFYRDGKKKTVTLKLAKHSL; encoded by the coding sequence ATGGGTTATTATGATGATCATTATGAACATATTCGTCAAAAACAAAAAGGAAATCGTAGAGGAACGTTCTTAGCAGGTTTTGTTGGAGCTGTATTAGGTGGAATGCTTGTTATCGTTGCCGTTCCTTCTTTAGTGAAATGGGATGTCTTGCCTTATGAGCTCGAACAAACGGAAGAAAAACAAGTGACTGTAACAGAGCAACCAAAAGTAGATAAAAGTGTAGCTGTCGATGTTGTGACTCAAGTAACAAAAGCGGTGAATAGAGTATCGGATGCTGTTGTTGGCATTGTCAATATTCAAGAGGCGAGCTTTTGGTCGGAAGGTGGAGAAGCAGGAACTGGTTCGGGGGTCATTTATAAAAAAGAAGGAAATAAGGCATATATCGTAACGAACCATCACGTTATTGAAGGTGCAAGTCGTGTGGAAGTAAGTTTAAGCGACGGAGCAAAAGTACAAGCGCGCCTGCTTGGAAGCGATGTGTGGACGGATTTAGCTGTATTAGAAATCGATGCGAAACATGTCACAAACGTAGCCGAATTTGGCAACTCCGACGTCGTAAAAGTAGGAGAACCGGTCATTGCGGTCGGAAACCCACTTGGCTTGCAATTTGCAGGTTCTGTGACACAAGGAATTATTTCTGGCGTAAATCGTACAATCCCAATTGATATTGATCAAGACGGTATTCCGGATTGGCATGCAGAAGTACTACAAACAGACGCTGCCATTAACCCAGGAAACAGTGGGGGCGCACTCGTAAATATCGAAGGTCAAGTCATTGGAATCAACTCGATGAAAATTGCCCAAGAAGCTGTGGAAGGAATCGGATTATCGATACCGATTAACTATGCCAAACCAATTATTGCGGATTTAGAGAAGTTTGGGCAAGTTCGCCGTCCGTATATGGGCGTAGAATTGCGCTCGTTAAGTGATATTCCAGCCTATCATTGGCAACAGACGCTTCATTTGCCTCCTAACGTCACGGAAGGAGTAGCTATTTTACAAGTCGAACCGGGATCACCAGCTGCCCAAGCTGGTTTGCGTGAATTTGATGTCATTGTGGCATTAGATGACGAAAAAATTGCCGATGTGATCGCGTTAAGAAAGCATTTATATAATCGCAAACAAATTGGCGATACGATGAAAGTAACATTTTACCGTGATGGCAAAAAGAAAACAGTCACATTGAAATTAGCAAAACATTCGTTATAA
- a CDS encoding MBL fold metallo-hydrolase — translation MRFSVLASGSTGNAFYVETERERLLVDAGLSGKQLEQLFADIDRHIEDITGVLVTHEHSDHIKGLGVIARKYCLPIYANEKTWRAMESLIGDIPSEQKFIFPTGSVRTFGDLDVESFGVSHDAAEPMFYVFHYEGKKLALITDTGYVSERVKGVIRHADVFVFESNHDVEMLRMGKYPWNIKRRILSDVGHVSNEDAGLALADVIGDKTKRIYLAHLSQDNNMKELARMTVAQTLERKGIIVGESFQLYDTDPARPTELISV, via the coding sequence ATGAGGTTTAGCGTTCTAGCAAGTGGTAGCACAGGAAATGCCTTTTATGTAGAAACGGAACGTGAACGATTGCTTGTTGATGCTGGATTAAGCGGGAAACAATTAGAACAACTATTTGCCGACATTGATCGTCATATTGAAGATATAACCGGTGTTTTAGTAACGCATGAACATAGCGACCATATTAAAGGACTAGGTGTGATCGCCCGTAAGTATTGCCTCCCGATTTATGCGAATGAAAAAACGTGGAGAGCGATGGAAAGTCTTATTGGTGATATCCCATCTGAACAAAAATTTATTTTTCCGACAGGTTCTGTTCGTACGTTCGGAGATTTGGATGTGGAATCGTTCGGTGTGTCTCACGATGCTGCAGAGCCGATGTTTTATGTGTTTCATTATGAAGGAAAAAAGTTAGCTCTCATTACAGATACAGGATATGTGAGTGAACGCGTGAAAGGTGTCATTCGGCATGCCGATGTATTTGTATTTGAAAGTAACCATGATGTAGAAATGTTACGTATGGGAAAATATCCTTGGAACATTAAACGGCGTATTTTAAGCGATGTTGGACATGTATCGAATGAAGACGCAGGTCTCGCTCTAGCAGATGTCATTGGTGACAAAACAAAGCGCATTTATTTAGCGCATTTAAGCCAAGATAACAATATGAAAGAATTAGCACGCATGACGGTCGCTCAGACGCTTGAAAGAAAAGGGATCATTGTAGGGGAATCTTTTCAACTGTACGATACAGATCCGGCTCGTCCAACGGAGCTTATTTCTGTATAA
- a CDS encoding two-component system regulatory protein YycI, whose product MNLSRKKNSSQLDVILEATIEEQLEADGITYVDLPKEITKSTYVSGKSKTFTEDEVKKLTNQQVEAANETVLQAHFIKPIPLQDPKDGYRLTEFLKQNIIAGDQYTFWKYDEHLQALIYFQQYDGKTIYKNMSSMLLIYVNDKNEMVGYEQTLLIDLEKDEKKQEILPAIKALETLYKRNYLKPGDRVTKIDLGYYALVQFTASQVLTPTWHVVVNGETDYYVKCI is encoded by the coding sequence ATCAATTTATCCAGAAAAAAAAATAGTAGCCAGCTTGATGTCATTTTAGAAGCGACAATCGAGGAACAGCTCGAAGCGGATGGCATTACATATGTCGATTTACCAAAAGAGATCACAAAATCGACATATGTGAGTGGGAAAAGTAAAACATTCACAGAAGATGAAGTGAAAAAATTAACGAACCAACAAGTCGAAGCTGCAAATGAAACGGTGCTACAAGCCCATTTTATTAAACCCATTCCCCTACAAGACCCGAAAGATGGCTATCGGTTAACGGAATTTTTAAAGCAAAATATAATTGCTGGTGATCAATATACGTTTTGGAAATATGATGAGCATTTACAAGCGCTCATTTATTTTCAGCAATATGACGGAAAAACAATTTATAAAAATATGAGCAGTATGTTACTTATTTATGTGAACGACAAAAATGAGATGGTCGGTTATGAACAAACATTGCTCATCGACTTAGAAAAGGATGAGAAAAAGCAAGAGATTTTACCAGCGATTAAAGCGTTAGAAACGTTGTATAAACGAAATTACTTAAAGCCGGGCGATCGAGTAACAAAAATCGATCTTGGCTATTATGCACTTGTCCAATTTACTGCTTCGCAAGTATTAACACCGACGTGGCATGTTGTTGTGAATGGAGAAACGGATTATTATGTCAAATGCATTTGA
- a CDS encoding YycH family regulatory protein — MKYETIKSIVLTILVCTSVFLTWSLWTYQPKYDFIENAKYIQNVPVSNVAVDYGTVIQPRYIFIHKNEQHYGITHHSDIYKFMKEMKNWTFDHFENISSTIKKEQFLSFIRGKGKIEIIYPDDIPIEMYRTMFQFEDQDVEKVQFDRIIIPMNENEGEVTVYFVSVNEKRIYKAVVQDAAIENLKQTYYARAERYTPFLSYDISETKSLFLPARPLVLNRLQYYMDELSTDRFKDALFTDPSFVKKDVLDFGEEYTDGSRLMDVDLSKKLLLYVNPAARGETQTFDPTILQKSIDFVNDHGGWTDTYYFDRLDENGRKVTFRLFANGYPVFNRYGMAEIVQIWGENEIINYQRPLFTLAIPDRVSLPITLSSGYEVIDQLKKQKNIQHEFIDDISIGYELVRDSERENIVVLEPSWYCLYNGTWRKIVMTTDERRGDIIGLE; from the coding sequence ATGAAATACGAAACGATCAAGTCAATTGTATTGACGATTCTTGTATGTACGAGCGTTTTTTTAACGTGGAGTTTATGGACGTATCAACCGAAATATGATTTCATCGAAAACGCAAAATACATTCAAAATGTTCCTGTCAGTAATGTCGCCGTTGATTATGGCACAGTCATTCAGCCTCGTTATATTTTCATTCATAAAAATGAACAACATTATGGGATAACACATCATTCGGACATTTATAAATTTATGAAAGAGATGAAAAATTGGACATTCGATCATTTCGAAAACATATCAAGCACGATAAAGAAAGAACAATTTCTTTCCTTTATCCGTGGAAAAGGAAAAATTGAAATTATTTATCCCGATGACATACCGATTGAAATGTATCGAACGATGTTTCAGTTTGAAGATCAAGATGTCGAAAAAGTTCAGTTCGATCGCATCATCATTCCGATGAATGAAAACGAAGGAGAGGTGACTGTCTATTTCGTATCTGTCAATGAAAAGCGTATATATAAAGCGGTTGTTCAAGATGCAGCAATCGAAAATTTGAAACAAACATATTATGCGCGGGCAGAACGTTATACCCCGTTTTTATCTTATGACATTAGCGAAACAAAATCGTTGTTTTTACCAGCGCGTCCGCTCGTATTAAACCGATTGCAATATTATATGGATGAGTTAAGTACAGATCGTTTTAAAGATGCATTATTTACAGACCCAAGTTTTGTGAAAAAAGATGTACTCGATTTTGGCGAGGAATACACAGATGGATCACGCTTAATGGACGTTGATTTATCTAAAAAATTACTGTTGTACGTCAATCCAGCAGCTCGTGGTGAAACACAAACGTTTGACCCAACTATTTTGCAAAAAAGTATTGATTTTGTGAACGATCATGGCGGTTGGACAGACACGTATTATTTTGATCGCTTAGACGAAAACGGGAGAAAAGTAACTTTTCGTTTGTTCGCCAATGGCTACCCTGTATTTAATCGTTACGGAATGGCGGAAATTGTGCAAATATGGGGGGAAAACGAGATTATAAATTACCAACGTCCGTTATTCACATTAGCGATTCCCGACCGCGTGAGTTTGCCAATTACACTTTCGTCTGGATACGAAGTCATCGATCAGTTGAAAAAACAAAAAAATATTCAACATGAATTTATTGACGACATTTCAATTGGCTACGAACTTGTTCGCGATTCAGAGCGAGAAAATATCGTCGTTTTAGAACCATCTTGGTATTGTTTGTATAACGGAACGTGGCGGAAAATTGTGATGACGACAGATGAACGAAGAGGGGATATCATTGGATTGGAGTAA
- the walK gene encoding cell wall metabolism sensor histidine kinase WalK: MRKVSIFQSIHVKFALIYILLILIAMQIIGAYFVRQLEAQLVENFKNSLNERVILLAYNIEQEMNKERDKKSPTIEEEIRSILQDFVSQDISEVRVIDHKSKVLGTSNPYNQNIVGKRMTDLLIKRTLVAGEMTEKMRVDPKTGHRMYISSTPIKVKNEIKGAIYVIASMENVFAQMRQINNILATGTGIALVITALLGILLAQTITRPISDMRKQALAMAKGNFSRKVKVYGYDEIGQLALSFNNLTKKLQEAQATTEGERRKLESVLTHMTDGVIATDRKGRIILINDAALNILNVSRETVLSAPIVTVLGLDEQYTFETLIEERETLILDFSTDDEMYILRASLSVIQKEKGLVNGLIVVLHDITEHEKIDRDRREFVANVSHELRTPLTTMRSYLEALADGAWRDEEIAPRFIEVTQNETERMIRLVNDLLQLSKLDSKDYKLKKTRVHFIPYFHKVIDRFELTKKENVSFVRDFPDEKIIVYMDEDKITQVLDNIISNALKYSPQGGTITFRVEKVEDYIQVSVKDEGVGIPKSDLSKIFERFYRVDKARSRKLGGTGLGLAIAKEVVVAHGGRIWAESQERKGTTIYFTLPIEQQKKG; encoded by the coding sequence ATGAGAAAAGTGAGCATATTTCAATCGATTCATGTGAAATTTGCCTTGATTTACATTTTACTTATTTTAATTGCGATGCAAATTATTGGGGCTTATTTTGTACGTCAGTTGGAAGCGCAGCTTGTTGAAAACTTTAAAAATTCATTAAACGAGCGCGTTATTTTACTTGCTTATAACATTGAACAAGAAATGAACAAAGAACGCGATAAAAAGAGTCCGACGATCGAGGAAGAAATTCGTTCTATTTTACAAGACTTCGTTTCGCAAGATATTTCCGAAGTGCGCGTCATTGATCATAAAAGTAAAGTGTTAGGGACATCGAACCCATATAATCAAAATATTGTCGGAAAGCGCATGACAGACTTATTAATTAAACGAACGTTAGTGGCCGGTGAAATGACAGAAAAAATGCGCGTTGACCCGAAAACAGGTCATCGCATGTATATTTCTTCTACGCCTATTAAAGTGAAAAATGAAATTAAAGGGGCGATTTATGTCATCGCCTCGATGGAGAACGTTTTTGCGCAAATGAGGCAAATTAATAACATTTTAGCGACTGGAACGGGCATTGCTTTAGTCATTACGGCGTTATTAGGCATTTTATTAGCACAGACGATTACACGACCAATTTCAGATATGCGTAAACAAGCATTGGCAATGGCAAAAGGTAATTTTTCTCGAAAAGTAAAAGTGTATGGATACGATGAAATTGGACAACTCGCGCTCAGTTTTAACAACTTAACGAAAAAATTGCAAGAAGCGCAAGCAACGACAGAAGGAGAGCGACGTAAATTAGAATCGGTATTAACACATATGACAGATGGGGTTATTGCAACAGACCGAAAAGGACGAATCATTTTAATTAACGATGCCGCCCTCAACATTTTAAATGTTTCACGTGAAACAGTGCTTTCAGCACCGATTGTGACGGTATTAGGATTAGATGAACAATATACGTTCGAAACGTTAATTGAAGAACGTGAAACGTTAATTTTAGACTTTAGTACGGACGACGAAATGTATATTTTGCGCGCTTCTTTATCTGTCATTCAAAAAGAAAAAGGGCTTGTGAATGGCTTAATTGTCGTACTGCATGACATTACAGAGCATGAAAAAATTGACCGTGATCGTCGCGAGTTTGTAGCCAATGTGTCCCATGAATTGCGAACGCCGTTAACAACGATGCGCAGTTATTTAGAGGCACTGGCGGACGGAGCGTGGCGAGATGAAGAAATTGCTCCGAGATTTATTGAAGTGACACAAAACGAAACAGAACGAATGATTCGTCTCGTTAATGATTTGTTACAGCTTTCTAAGCTCGACAGTAAAGACTATAAATTGAAAAAAACACGTGTACATTTTATTCCATATTTCCATAAAGTCATTGATCGATTTGAATTAACAAAAAAAGAAAATGTTTCGTTTGTTCGTGACTTTCCAGATGAAAAAATAATTGTTTATATGGATGAAGATAAAATTACTCAAGTGCTTGATAATATTATTTCGAACGCGCTTAAATACTCGCCACAAGGCGGAACAATTACGTTTCGTGTTGAAAAAGTAGAAGATTACATTCAAGTAAGTGTGAAAGATGAAGGAGTCGGCATTCCGAAATCCGATTTATCGAAAATTTTTGAGCGTTTTTATCGTGTCGACAAGGCACGTTCGCGTAAGCTCGGCGGAACAGGATTAGGTCTTGCGATTGCAAAAGAGGTTGTCGTTGCACATGGTGGGCGTATTTGGGCAGAAAGTCAAGAAAGAAAAGGGACAACCATTTACTTTACTTTGCCGATTGAACAACAGAAAAAAGGATGA
- the yycF gene encoding response regulator YycF, which yields MEKKILVVDDEKPIADILQFNLRKEGYDVHCAYDGVEALQKVEDIQPDLILLDIMLPQKDGMEVCREIRKKYDMPIIMLTAKDSEIDKVLGLELGADDYVTKPFSTRELLARVKANLRRHQQRQEQDVKEMSEIKIGPLTIHPDAYTVSRRGEQIELTHREFELLHYLAKHIGQVMTREHLLQTVWGYDYFGDVRTVDVTVRRLREKIEDNPSHPTWIVTRRGVGYYLRNPEQE from the coding sequence ATGGAAAAAAAAATTTTAGTTGTCGACGATGAAAAGCCAATTGCTGATATTTTGCAATTTAATTTAAGAAAAGAAGGGTACGACGTACATTGTGCATATGACGGTGTAGAAGCGCTGCAAAAAGTAGAAGACATTCAACCGGATTTAATTTTATTAGATATTATGCTACCTCAAAAAGATGGCATGGAAGTATGTCGTGAAATTCGTAAAAAATACGATATGCCTATTATTATGCTAACAGCAAAGGACTCTGAAATAGATAAAGTGCTTGGGCTAGAACTTGGCGCAGACGATTACGTGACGAAACCATTTAGCACACGCGAGCTGTTAGCGCGCGTCAAAGCGAATTTACGTCGCCACCAACAAAGACAAGAACAAGATGTAAAAGAAATGAGCGAAATAAAAATTGGTCCGCTCACGATTCACCCAGATGCTTACACGGTATCGAGACGAGGAGAACAAATTGAGTTAACCCATCGAGAATTTGAACTACTTCACTATTTAGCAAAGCATATCGGACAAGTGATGACGCGCGAACATTTACTGCAAACGGTATGGGGATATGACTATTTTGGCGATGTGCGTACCGTGGATGTCACCGTTCGACGTTTGCGTGAAAAAATCGAAGATAACCCTTCGCACCCGACATGGATTGTAACAAGACGAGGGGTCGGGTATTACTTACGAAATCCGGAACAGGAGTAA